CCAATAAATGCTATCGGAAAAAAGATAATAGAGTCTATAGTTTCCCCGAAGATTGTAGATACAATTGCTCTTAATGAGAAGCGTTTACCTTTACTTTTTATTTTCATTCGACTCATTATATATGAGTTAACAAACGAACCGCAGATGAATGCCAATAAACTTGCAATTGTAATTCTAGGTACTAATCCGAAAATATAATTAAAATGTTCGCCGCCTTCCCAATAAGTTGCCGCCGGAATAAATGTTGCAATTTGTCCCATTGCAGCAACAAAAAAATTCATTATAAATCCTGTCCAAATAATAAGACGAGCTTTTTTAAATCCCCATATTTCGGTAATACAATCATTGATTATATAAGAAATAGGGAATACAAGTAAACCTGCCGTTATTGAAAGCGGACCCACTTGTATTAATTTTGTTTCTAGAAGGTTAGCTGTTATTAAACAAACATTAAAAATAATACCCATTATCATATAGGGTACAGAAACTTTTTCTTTCATAAATCTTGTTTTTTAAGTGGTTTTCAAGTACACTGATTTGCAAAAGTAGTGAAAATTTAAAAATTATGAATATTATTAATGATAAAATCATTAAGCGGAATAATACCCTAATACTATTGCCGAGCTATTTATATAGGAATACTTATACAATTAATTTTTAAATTATTTTATCTATCTTTGTGGATAATATTTATTTCTATGACATCAGTTATACCTGAATTATCAGTAGTAGTTTCCGTTTATAACGAAGAAGAAATTCTTAATGAGTTCTATACTATTCTTAAATCGGAAATAGAAAATTTGAAAATTACTTATGAGATTATTTTTGTAAATGACGGAAGTATTGATAGTAGCATTGATATTTTAAAAAAACTATCCGATAGTGATAAAAAATTGAAAGTAATTGATTTTTCCAGAAATTTCGGACATGAGGCTGCTATGATTGCAGGAATAGATTATTGTACAGGAAATTATGTAATTTGTATGGATTCCGATTTACAGCACCCACCTCGTTTAATAGCTGAGATGTTGAGTAAAGCGAATGAAGGTTACGATATTATTAATATGGTTAGATTAGAAAGAAAAGATGGAGGATTATTAAAAAAAATAACTTCAAAAATCTTTTATAAATTATTAAATAATATGGCTTCTGTTAGATTTGAAGAAAATGCTTCGGATTTCTTTTTGATATCGAAAAAAGTTGCCAATATTCTTAGAACTCAATATAGAGAGCGAACGAGATTTTTAAGAGGTATAATTCAAATTGTCGGATTTAATAAAACAAATATTGAATTTGTTGCGGAAGAGCGTAAAGCAGGAAAAAGTAAATATAATTTTTTGAAATTATTGCGACTTTCTTTTACAGCCGTATCTTCATTTTCTAAAATGCCCTTGCAATTGGGGATTGTAGCAGGAATAATATTTTTAGTATTGAGTCTTGTACTTCTTATTTATTCTATAATAATGTGGAGCATGCATAAAACTATACCGGGATATACTACTTTAATAGTTTTTTTAAGTGCTTTTGCAGGAATTCAACTTTTTATTACAGGACTCATCGGCCAATATATTGGTTATATGTTTGATGAAATTAAGAGAAGACCTATTTATAGCATTGGTAATACAATCAATATTGAAAGTAATAATTCGGAAATTGAATAAAAATTATTATATAAAAAAAGAGGTAATCATTAATATAATTACCTCTTTTTTATTAAGGAATCTTTCCCTGTTATATATCTAATTTCTTTCTGATATCTTTTGGTACTGAATTTTTGTTGACCATTATTGAAATAGTATTCATTTTTACATAAGGAACGGAAACATAGAAATATCCATCGTATTTTCCAGATTTTGTTCCCCATGAATTTTTAACTTTATAGAATTTATTTCCTCTTTGATCTTTATAAATTCCGCATAAAACCATTCCGTGATCATCTGTAGTTGTCCAATCATCGAAACCTTGTTGACGAGTTTCTTGATCGACATCTTTTTCAATAACTTTGCCGTCGAAAGCATATAAATCAGGAGTTTTGGTACTGCCTGTCCAATGTTCCGCATCAGAACCGGAGGTAGATTCGATTACTCTGTCCGGCATAATTGCAACACCGTTTTTCCAGGAAAAGCCTTTGTCGCTAACATCGGCCGCCCAAGCAACAGTATATCCGTTTTCTAAAGCATTGTCGATCATGCGAACCATTTCATCCAACTGAACATTATAAATACTGCCGTTCAACCAATTGTCAGGTAATTCAAAAACAAATTGAGTGTAAAAAGGATGGTGTGTCCATGATGTAATATTAACATAATCCTCTAAATTTATTTTAAGAGATTTTGCAAATGATTCAGGAGTATATTTAATACCTTCGTAAATAAATTCCTGAGGAGGCGCTGCGAAATATGCATTTAATACACCATCATATGCATTTCTCCAATTATCCGATAATTTTCTGTTTGAATTTTTTATAACTCCGTCAAGTAAACCCTTTGTTATAGACATAAGTTCACCGTGAATGAAAAGAGTGTCCGGATTAACTAATCCAGTATATGCACTTTCAGGCATTAAACCGTATTTTTCCCAAGTCCAAGAAATATCATGAAATAACCCGCCCGGACTATAATTACATGTTCCGTGATAACGAACATATTTGTCGGCTTTTCCTTGATATGTTTTGTAAACAATAAAACCTTCCGATAAATCATATTCTTTGCCTGTAGTTCTGAGTAGTTCCGCTTCCAAAAATCCTAATGCCGAATACGACCAGCATGTACTGGATCTGTGTTGGTCTTTCACGGACGTTACCGGAACTTCTTTAATCATTTCAAAAATATAAGCTTCTTCCTGTTGTTTTTCGGGTTCTTGTGCAAATGAAAAGTTTAATAATAAAATTGCACATGAAATTGATAATAAAAATTTTTTCATGTTTTAGATTAATTAATTTAATTTGTTATGACTTAATTGTTTAGTAATTCTTTTACAATATTTGCAATAGTTTTATTTTCCGTTTTACCTGCTAATTCCTTAGAAGCTAATCCTATTACTTTTCCCATTTCTTTTATACTCGTAGCTCCGCTTTCAGAAATAATTCTTTTGATAATTTGCTTTACTTCGTCTTCAGATATTTGTTCGGGTAAAAAAGTTTCAATAACAGAAACTTGATTCATTTCCTCATTATATAAATCATCTCTATTTTGTGATTTATAAATATCGGCAGCTTCTTTTCTTTGTTTAATCAATCTTTGTAATAAACTGATCTCCACTTCAGGAGTAACTGCATTTCCGCTTTTGTCGGTTTTTAATAATAATATTGCAGCTTTAATAGCTCTTAAAGCCGTAAGCTTGTCGGTATCTTTTGCAAGCATAGCTTGCTTAATTTCGGCATTTATTTTATCTTCTAATGTCATAAAGCAAAATTTTTATTGCAAAGATAATAAATTGTTAAGAGTTGAAAAATTAAAAATTATAAAATTAAGAGTGAAAAAATTGATAAATAGATAGAATGTCTATTTTTTCGTATTATAATGTCTTTCGTGCATTTTCCTTATCTTTGCAATTAAATTCAAAATAAACTATGAAATTTCAAGTAGGAGATAAAGTAAAATTTTTAAATAAAGTTGGTGGTGGGTACGTTACAAAGGTTCTTGCAAATGGAATGGTCAAAGTAGCGGTTGAAGATGGTTTCGAATATCCTATTATGGAGAAGGAACTGATTTTAATTAATCCGCAAAATAGTCTGGAAAGATATTTTGATGAAGATTTTAATGTTCCGGTTAATGAGAGGAAAGCACGATCCGAAGATTATCAACTTCATCAGGAAATTGAAAAAAGAAAAAAAGATATTGAGGAAAAGGAAGCTAAAGAAAGAAAATTAATTGATAATCCGGATGGAGAATTTATTGATAAAGGAATTATACTTGCTTTTATCCCTAAGAATCAGGATGAACTCATAAAAGGCGAGCTTTCTATTTCAATTTTAAATTACACTGAATATACGGTAATATTTAATTTCTATCTGAAAAGTTCGTTGAAAGATTACTCTAGTTCCGGCATATTACAAGTTCAACCATTTTCAAAATATGATTTGGGAGTAGGAAAACGCGAAGATTTAAATCGTTGGATGAAAGGAATCTTTCAAGCGCTCTTCGTTACTTCGCAAACTAAGCAGGTTCCAAATCCGATTCATACGGAAATTAATTTAAAACCTTCATATTTTGATATTATCGAAAATTATCGAACTTCAAACATTATCTATGAAAAAGCTTTTATGATAATGCTTAACGATTTATTTTATCATGAAAAAATCAATGTCCCTAAAGATGAGAAGAATAAGGATGTTTTAATCAGTGAAGAAAAAGCAAAGCAATCTGCTCCGGTTATTCCGACACAATTAATCGACAGGCATAAAATTGATAAAGGAAAAGCGGAAGTTGATTTGCATGTTTCTGCTTTGCGCGACGATTATTCTACATTAAAAAATGCTGAAATATTAACTATTCAAAAAGAGTATTTTTTAGCTGCTCTCGAAAGCGGATTAACAAATCATTATCGGGAAATCGTTTTTATACATGGTATTGGAAATGGTGTTCTCAGGGAAGCTATAATCAAGTTATTAAATGACCAGTATGAAGATTTATCCTATTATGATGCTCCTTTTAAAAAATATGGTTACGGTGCAATTGTTGTTGAATTGATTGAGAGTTGATTAGATATGAATTATAAGATATAAAATTTGTTATAGATTGTGATGTTGAAGTTTTAAAATTTATAAAAAAAAAATGCCGAAAACTTTTCGGCATTTTTTTTTGACGGCTCTATAAGCGGGATTCTGTCGCGTCCTATCATTAATCTAGGATGTAAGTCGCCTTACACCTCAATCTGCCTACCCCCCGGAATCGAGCGAGCAACTCTTATCTGAAATTAGAACTCCGGTATATTTGGCATTTCAACCCATAAGGTTTACCCCAACAGCATGTTGCCACACTGCCGCGTGAGCTCTTACCTCACGTTTTCACCCTTACCGTTGCCGGCGGTTATTTTCTGTGGCACTATCTGTATTCGCTTTCACGAACCCTTCCCGTTAGGAAGTATGGCGCTCTATGTTGTCCCGACTTTCCTCTCCGGCACCAGCCGCAGCGATAGAACAAGCCGTTTTCGTTGCAAAGGTACGAAGAAATTAAAAATGGGGAATGCTTTTAATATAAATAATATTATATCGAGTATTTTAATTAATTTCATTATTATATTAAAATACTTATTTTTGCACAACATTAAATCAATATAAACTATGTCTATAATCGAAAATATTAAAAAACGTACTTCCATAAGGACCTACAAGGGTGAACCATTGAAAGAAAATGATAAAAACCGTATTCTTCAATATGTTAATAATTTAGAACAACCGCTCGGCGGGAAAGCACGTATTGAGCTTGTATCTAAACAATTGGGTGGCAATAAATCAATAAAGTTAGGTACTTATGGTGTTATTTCAGGAGCTAATGACTATCTGTTATTAGTTTATGAGGATGGAGTTCTGGCAAAAGAAAATTCTGGATACATGTTTGAGCAAGTCGTTTTGTTTTGTACATCTTTAGGATTAGGAACTTGTTGGCTAGGCGGAACACTTAAAAGAAGTGATTTCAAAAAGGAAATAAATATAAATGAAAGTGAAAAACTTTCTATTGTTTCGCCTGTAGGATATCCTGCTGATAAAAGATCTTTTATTGAAAAACTAATGAGGTCTGGAGCAAACAGTGCAAATCGAAAACCTTTTGAAACTCTCTTTTTTGAAAATGATTTTCAAACACCATTGACTGAAAAAACTTCAAGGAAATATTTCACTCCGCTTGAAATGGTTCGGCTTGCACCATCGGCGAGCAATAGTCAACCTTGGCGAATTATACTTAAGGATAATGAACTTCATTTTTATAATTCAAATTCGGGAATGTTTTCTGAAAATGATATGGGAATCGCTTTATGCCATTTCAATGAAACATGTAAAGAATTGAAGATTGGTGGAAAATTTGAAATACTCCCTAAAAATGAAATTCCTCAAAAAGAAAAGATGAAATACGTCATTTCTTGGATATCCGAATAATGTAAACTCTGTTTGTCGAATAATTTTATTCGTTTGTCGATTTTTCCTTTTTCAGTTTATAAGAAGTATTTACTTTTGGTTGAATTTTTTTAAATATGAGAAAGAAAAATCTAAGGTATATTATACTCTCTTGTTTGATAATGCTTATCGGACTATCTCAAGTCTCGGCACAACAAACGGAATTGACTGTAGTTTATAATTCAGGAATAGAAGAAATATTTATCGTAAATGAAGACGGTAAGTTATA
The nucleotide sequence above comes from Bacteroidales bacterium. Encoded proteins:
- a CDS encoding queuosine precursor transporter gives rise to the protein MKEKVSVPYMIMGIIFNVCLITANLLETKLIQVGPLSITAGLLVFPISYIINDCITEIWGFKKARLIIWTGFIMNFFVAAMGQIATFIPAATYWEGGEHFNYIFGLVPRITIASLLAFICGSFVNSYIMSRMKIKSKGKRFSLRAIVSTIFGETIDSIIFFPIAFIGLIRFSDLINLILIQIALKSLYEILILPLTIRVIKYIKKIDGSDVYDDGISYNPLKIKDL
- a CDS encoding glycosyltransferase family 2 protein, encoding MTSVIPELSVVVSVYNEEEILNEFYTILKSEIENLKITYEIIFVNDGSIDSSIDILKKLSDSDKKLKVIDFSRNFGHEAAMIAGIDYCTGNYVICMDSDLQHPPRLIAEMLSKANEGYDIINMVRLERKDGGLLKKITSKIFYKLLNNMASVRFEENASDFFLISKKVANILRTQYRERTRFLRGIIQIVGFNKTNIEFVAEERKAGKSKYNFLKLLRLSFTAVSSFSKMPLQLGIVAGIIFLVLSLVLLIYSIIMWSMHKTIPGYTTLIVFLSAFAGIQLFITGLIGQYIGYMFDEIKRRPIYSIGNTINIESNNSEIE
- a CDS encoding aminopeptidase, which codes for MKKFLLSISCAILLLNFSFAQEPEKQQEEAYIFEMIKEVPVTSVKDQHRSSTCWSYSALGFLEAELLRTTGKEYDLSEGFIVYKTYQGKADKYVRYHGTCNYSPGGLFHDISWTWEKYGLMPESAYTGLVNPDTLFIHGELMSITKGLLDGVIKNSNRKLSDNWRNAYDGVLNAYFAAPPQEFIYEGIKYTPESFAKSLKINLEDYVNITSWTHHPFYTQFVFELPDNWLNGSIYNVQLDEMVRMIDNALENGYTVAWAADVSDKGFSWKNGVAIMPDRVIESTSGSDAEHWTGSTKTPDLYAFDGKVIEKDVDQETRQQGFDDWTTTDDHGMVLCGIYKDQRGNKFYKVKNSWGTKSGKYDGYFYVSVPYVKMNTISIMVNKNSVPKDIRKKLDI
- a CDS encoding GatB/YqeY domain-containing protein — translated: MTLEDKINAEIKQAMLAKDTDKLTALRAIKAAILLLKTDKSGNAVTPEVEISLLQRLIKQRKEAADIYKSQNRDDLYNEEMNQVSVIETFLPEQISEDEVKQIIKRIISESGATSIKEMGKVIGLASKELAGKTENKTIANIVKELLNN
- a CDS encoding Smr/MutS family protein, whose translation is MKFQVGDKVKFLNKVGGGYVTKVLANGMVKVAVEDGFEYPIMEKELILINPQNSLERYFDEDFNVPVNERKARSEDYQLHQEIEKRKKDIEEKEAKERKLIDNPDGEFIDKGIILAFIPKNQDELIKGELSISILNYTEYTVIFNFYLKSSLKDYSSSGILQVQPFSKYDLGVGKREDLNRWMKGIFQALFVTSQTKQVPNPIHTEINLKPSYFDIIENYRTSNIIYEKAFMIMLNDLFYHEKINVPKDEKNKDVLISEEKAKQSAPVIPTQLIDRHKIDKGKAEVDLHVSALRDDYSTLKNAEILTIQKEYFLAALESGLTNHYREIVFIHGIGNGVLREAIIKLLNDQYEDLSYYDAPFKKYGYGAIVVELIES
- a CDS encoding nitroreductase family protein yields the protein MSIIENIKKRTSIRTYKGEPLKENDKNRILQYVNNLEQPLGGKARIELVSKQLGGNKSIKLGTYGVISGANDYLLLVYEDGVLAKENSGYMFEQVVLFCTSLGLGTCWLGGTLKRSDFKKEININESEKLSIVSPVGYPADKRSFIEKLMRSGANSANRKPFETLFFENDFQTPLTEKTSRKYFTPLEMVRLAPSASNSQPWRIILKDNELHFYNSNSGMFSENDMGIALCHFNETCKELKIGGKFEILPKNEIPQKEKMKYVISWISE